Below is a window of 'Nostoc azollae' 0708 DNA.
GTTCTTGAAAATGGAGCTTGGCCACATTACTGGACAGAAAAATTAGCCGATGCTTTTGTTTCTAACTGCTTTCCATTTTACTGGGGAGCGCCAAATATACTGGACTATTTTGAGCCAGAATCATTAAAAATGATTGATGTAAATGATATTGCAGGGTCAGTCAAATCTATAGAACAAGCTATTACTCAGGATATATATATAACTGCCCAACCTGCTCTGGCGCAAGCTAGGAATAAGATCCTTACGGACTATCATCCATATCAAACTTACCTAGATTTATTCAATAGTTTTCCAGCCGCTGAACACAGTGATATTGTAATTAAACCACATAGTAATTTTAAATATGACTTGATAACTCGCTTGCAAATCCACGCAACTAAATATCTAAAGGAAATGACAGTTTAAATTATTCATTTTTCTAGTGGTATAAAACCATCCAATATGAACCCAAAAGTCAGTATTCTTATTCCCTGCTACAACGCAGAAAAATGGATTGCACAAGCCATAGAAAGTGCATTAAATCAAACTTATCCTTATAAAGAAGTAATTGTTGTTGATGATGGTTCTACAGATGGAAGTTTAGAAGTAATTAAGGGTTTTGGTAATTCCATTTATTGGGAAACAAGAGAAAATCGCGGAAGTAACGTTGCCCGTAATCGTTTATTAGAACTAAGTACAGGAGAATGGATACAATATCTAGATGCAGATGATTATTTACTGCTAACCAAGATTGAAAAACAAATCAATTTTCTAGAACAAGTCTCTAGTATAGATATTATTTATAGTCCCAGTATTCTTGAATATTGGGAAACAGAAATGGTAAAGCAAGAGATTTTGCCTATTTCTGAACCCCATGATCCTTGGATTTTGTTAGCTTTGTGGCAGTTACCGCAAACAGGTAGTCCTCTGTGGAAAAAACAGGCTCTTTTAGATGTAGGCAAATGGAAAATTAATCAACCCGTCTGTCAAGAACATGAGTTATATTTACGACTTCTCAAAGGAGGGAAAAAATTTGCATATTTTCATGATTCTGGTTCAGTTTACAGGCAATGGAGTGAATCCACTCTTTGTAAAAAAGATAAAATATTAACCTATCAGCATCGTTCAGAAATCACAGATGATTTAGAATCATATTTAAAATTAATTAATCAACTTAATAATGAGCGTCTTAATGCTATTAATAAATCGAGATTTGACTGTGCTAGAATAATTTGGTTATTCAATGGAACATGGGCTAAAAGTATTATTAAGAAAATCTATAAATCAGAACACGATTTTCAGTTACCTAGCTCCACAGTGCCTAAATTATATCAGATCATATATCATTATTTTGGCTTTGAGGCTGCTGAAATAACCGCAAAATTGAAAAGACAGGTTTTAGATTTAATTTAATAGATAATTAAATA
It encodes the following:
- a CDS encoding glycosyltransferase family 2 protein, translating into MNPKVSILIPCYNAEKWIAQAIESALNQTYPYKEVIVVDDGSTDGSLEVIKGFGNSIYWETRENRGSNVARNRLLELSTGEWIQYLDADDYLLLTKIEKQINFLEQVSSIDIIYSPSILEYWETEMVKQEILPISEPHDPWILLALWQLPQTGSPLWKKQALLDVGKWKINQPVCQEHELYLRLLKGGKKFAYFHDSGSVYRQWSESTLCKKDKILTYQHRSEITDDLESYLKLINQLNNERLNAINKSRFDCARIIWLFNGTWAKSIIKKIYKSEHDFQLPSSTVPKLYQIIYHYFGFEAAEITAKLKRQVLDLI